aattccatggtaacagaatgacgctgagactcagatttttttaatgtatgccaaacaaacaccattgattgcaaagttaaacaaaccataaaaCTCCATGCACAATCagtacattttcaaaatgtccaCTGaaaattttacaaaaacacatacagtgcctttagaaagtattcacaccccttgactttttccacattttgttacagcctgaatttaaaatggattaaattgatattgtgtcactggcctacacacaatacaccataatgtcaaagtggaattaggtttagacattttttttaaattgattaaaaatgaaaagcagaaatgtcttgtcaataagtattcaacccctttgttatggcaaacctaaagttcaggatattttttttttgcttaacaagtcaaataagttgcatggactcactctgtgttaaataagtgtttaacatgatttttgaatgatttttgaatgactacctcatctctttaccccacacatacaattatctggagCGTCATTCATGCCTTACCAAAAAATCCACAAACGACTGGATAAGCCACCAGGAAGACCTATTGTGGCCTCCATTGACTGAAAATATTTCTGCTTTTGTAGATGTATTTCTAAAACCCAGTGTGGTGTCATTCCCTGCATATGTACGTGATACTATGGACATGATTAACACCCTTAAGACAATGCACAATATCAATGGGGAGacgttcacctccctgaccaaggcccttctcccccgattgctcagtttggccgggtggccagctctaggaagagtcttggtggttccaaacttcttccatttaagaatgatggaggccactgtgttcttggggaccttcaatactgcagacatgttttggtacccttccccagatctgtaccttgacacaatcctgtctcagagctctacggacaattccttagacctcatggcttggtttttgctctgacatgcgctgtcaactgtgggaccttatatagacaagtgtgtgcctttccaaatcacgtccaatcaattgaatttaccacaggtagggCTGTTGCGATGActgtattactgccacaccggcggtcacgagtcatgaaggcagtcaaattccatatgaccgtttagtcacgatAGCTAGGCTTCTCCaaactctgatgctgctgctggtcattagtagcctatgaaacctgctaactgcctggtactcagcactctattgtccctctaatcactctgacatcaatgcaaatgtaatcaaacAATTCatgagcccatgagctcatgttgcgcaacatttctataggccaTGCAATTGAGTGAGAAAACAGTGAAGGACTCTACtagaaagaggaggatcccatcagctttctataggctaggcctactatatttatttctcaactttcctaatattaagcacattgcttatatttacaacaggagtatagcctacgtggctggcatgaaaatgaaccgcaGGAAAAGCGTTCTCCATTCggtatttaagtgcatagatgacttATTTTTTCCCGGCTGCCCCTGTTTCTAGACACATTATAACGTGGcattttattgtacccagcacaaggtgcacctgtgtttaatcagcttcttaatatgccacacctttgggtggatggattatcttggcaaaggagaaatgctcactaacagggatgtaaacaaatgtgtgcccagtttgagagaaataagctttatgtACGTATGGAAAacttcagggatcttttatttcagctcatgaaacatgggaccaacactttacatgtagcgtttatatttttgttcagtgtaattggtAGGTCAACCTTTACTTGCGGACGTTTTCCACACTGCCAGACAGTAAATCCTAtctttaaccattagtggggaaaatgctcaACTGACCCacgatcagcatctaggggcaatGTCACCCTACTCCATTTCTCAACCTGAGAATCACTTCGTTTTTCTGTGCTGAGGACATGTAGAATGACTGGTTCAGTGACCTGGTGAATACATTTACAGAGGTTTAACGGTCTGTTAGATGTAGCATGGAGATGAGAGCCCATGACCTGAGTCTAATTACCTTGTTGAAACGGCCAGTGTTAAGCAAGCTGGGAACATCAAGCTGACCAACAACCGTACATTCATTTAGGTAAAGCCTTTAGCTAGGGATTATATGGATGGAGTCTCTAGGAAAATAGTAGAGGGAGTGTTGAAAATATGCCGTTGAAATATTAGATTTGGAGGTTTTATATTCATTTTGTTTGAGTGGGTCACATTCAGAAACATGTGAAATGAGACTTGTGACCTCTGAACGATTTCAAATGCATGCAAATTATTATAATCCATCTCCAAACATATTGTCACCTCAAAATCATTACTCATTTGGTGAGCAGGTGTCCATCTCTGTTTTTCTCACCGACTCGAGTTTTGAAAGATTTTCTAAAGTAGCATACTACCTAAATGTTAGCTTTGTCTGTAGCAAACTAGATACTTGCAAGCTCTTGTGCTCGCTGATGCACAGATTTCCAATTGCCTCCCCCCTTTCACCAATGACCTCCCCTCCCCCGCTCTGCTCGCAGCACCGTGTGATAACACattcctcccagctgcagtcatcGGAGATTCACTGCAGGTGATGTCATAATGGACAAGCCTAACCACCTGTGAAAGGATGCCAGCCAGtccacagagggagagggagaaaaagagtgAGAGAACTCTGCCAAGCCAATTAGATCTTTGTTTTGCATTTCATTCACCATGGTGGAACCTCTCCCGCTCTATCAGGTCTTTCAGTCAGTCGTTCTTCTTACGGGGAAATGGATACTGTATAGTTTCCCTAAATTAAAATATATTGATATGGCCATATCTGTTTTCCAAATACGTTCCCTTAAACTGAAACAAAAAAATCCAACAAGATAATTCTGTCccagaggaaaaaaagtattcagaTTAGAGTGGAGTAGTTATTTTCAATTGTGACTTCTTCCTTTCTGTTCGAAGGTTCGTTATAGTAATCGTGATAGTTATAGTAACTGTAATTGTATGACATTAGTTCAGTCCAAGCTGTGGGCTTAGCTTGGCCACAGATATGTTGTGTGGGAGGTTTGGACCTTCTTTGCCGTCACTGATAGGCCTCTGTCAACAGAGTGGCTATGAATAGCCCTGACCACCAGGAAACATGCTGGTCATCTGCTAAAGGACTTATTCATAATGCCAGGATAATCAGTGAAATGACACCTGGCTCATATTCTAaacactaccatcaccacagagAATGGAGGAATAAAGGGAGTATCTTGTTGCAGAACTATATTTGTCATATCATAATTGggcctatgggctctggtcaaaagtagtgtactataaaaggaaaaaggtgccatttggaatgcaaacTTGGTCTCCTCATTAAGATTATCTGGATACCTTGAAGTAGCGTTGTTGTACACTCTTTCCTGAAATGCAGTGGTAGCTAATGGTAAATATTTGCAGTGGGTCATGCAACCATTTGACTCCTGTATTGCTGTTAATCTGGAGCCTTTTCTACTTGACAAGCTGCCAGGCAAATTGTGTGAGGGCCACCCTGGACCTCGTGACACAGGTTTTATGACCAGTGGTATTTGCATGATTCCACTTTAACTAGACCACAAGTGTTGCTCCCAGCCAGGAGCtatggtctgtgtcccaaatagcacccaattccctatatagtgcactacttttcatcagggcccataggggtggGTGAGACATCTGTACTTTAATGAAGAACACTGCAGTGCTATAAATATCTGAAACCTCTCTGCAGGATTGGGCTTCTGGTGCAGCAAACTCATCCCGTTGTGAAAATGTACAAGTCTACTTTTACCATACCACCTTAGGATCTGGTATCTATTAATTACACTCTAATTTCTATCTATCACTTTACTTCCCTTTGCATTCAAGGGGAAGACGATTATGAACTAGTCTGGCACTAGTTTGACATTGTTCCCAAAACAAAACTTTTCCCTAGCATTGTTGCCTTGTTTCTATGGGAACATGGTTGGTCGCAAGATGGACAAGAGACAATTGGGTCAGGCAAGACAACAGTTTGTGTGTTGGAAGTGGAAAGAAGCCCTGCTAACATAGTATAATTCTATATACATTTACCTTTGGTCTAAAAGGCTGCTGCAAATCTACTGCAAATCTCACAAATACAATTCCCCTTCTCTgttggaggagaaaggggggaAAAAGAGAGCAGGGGAACAGGAAAGAGTGTGAAAAGCCTTCCACCCCCCCTGGCTTGaacccctcctcctctgtggCCAAACAAGGGCAGCACCATTCTGTGCCATAAATGGGAGGAGGGATGACATCACCACCAGCTAGTGGAGCAGGGCTAGTTTTACACAATTCATTGTCCATTGATGACATGTTTGGAATGTGATGGCCAATTCCTCGTGGATTGGGGGCCCTCTCATGACCCAGTGAGAGAGAGCCGATGCCTGCCTGCATACAGCTCAGCACCTGCACTATCCAAAACACGCTAGGCAAGGACCTAATGCATCCATCCCGACTAGTAGTGGGTAAGTCTGAGAGTTTGAGCTGTTGAAACTTTAAGAAACAGCAGTCTGGCTGCTACAGTATCATGTGCATTGTTAGACCGGCTCCTGGTGGATTTGGTTACCGTGCAGGGAGAATTTGTTTGTAATGCAAAGCAACAGATGACAATGATCAGGACTCGCTCCTGATTACGCACTGAGTTTCTAGTGTCGTTGTGTGAGCACCATATGGAGGGGACCTGTTGCAGGCAGCAGACTCTCTATAGCAGTTGCACAAAGATATAGAGACTCCCGCAGAGATTAGTTAAACATCTACTCACATTATTCCGTTCAGGTTCACTCAGTGTTTTAAGGACACTGGTTGTGTTTTTATAGTTTAGCTAGCATGTCTCTGATATTGTGGTATTTTGCTCTGTGTGAAGGGCAGGGTTGTCCCTGTTGGGGAGAATCACATGAGGGTTCAGGCTTCTAAtctgaccccccaccccctcctttgTTTTCTCTTCTATCATGCCTTTGCCATTTCTTCTGTTTGCCTGCCTCCCATCCGGGATCCCACCACTGCCCACAGGGTTCTGGGCAGGGGATAAGGCACTAATTCTGAGTCTGGTCAGGCTCCTCTACTCTGGGAAATGTTACTTAACTTTGAAGAATTGTGAGACATTTTAAGagttaaaatactttttttttttaattgaaatgcttttTTTCACAGACTATTTGCAGTTTACAAACTCAAAGGTTCAATATTTGTAAGTACTATGTAGCAGTAAGTACCTAGGCCTACATTGTTCCTGTACACTAATTACATCAGCAGGAACAATGTAGTAGATGCACAGTTTCACAGTCTCTTAATATAGAGGGGGATCAATTATTACATCAGGTGAAACATCTGAATAAAGCCTATCAAATGGAGAATTTACATTTCAATCACACTtcatctctctcttgctctctgtgtctctgtcactttctctctccctctccccctcttctctctctctcagattaaAGAGGCTGCTGGAGCAGGAGAAGGCGTACCAGGCTCGTAAAGACAAGGATCACAGCAGGAGGCTAGACAAGGTCCGTGAGGAGCTGGTCAAACTCAAGTCCTTTGCCCTGATGCTGGTGGATGAGCGGCAGCTCCACATTGAGCAGATCGACCAGCAGAGCCAGAAGGTCCAGGACCTTAGCAGCAAGCTCCAGGAGAGAGAACACCGGCTGGCCGCCGTAAGCGGCACCGCCAAGGAGGACGGCCAGAAGGTCCTCAGGCTAGAGGCGGAGCTGGAGTGCAAAGCTGCCAAGTTCACCCAGGAGCATGAGGAGATGACTGCCAAGCTGGCCAACCAGGAGTCCCAGAGCCGCCAGCTCCGCCTGAAGCTGGCAGGCCTGGCCCACAGGAtcgaggagctggaggagagcaACAAAGCACTGCAGAAGTCAGAGGAGGACCTCCTGGAGCTAAGGGACAAGATCAGCAAGGGGGAATGTGGGAACTCCAGCCTCATGGCAGAGCTGGAGAACCTGCGCAAGAGAGTGCTGGAGATGGAGGGCAAGGACGAGGAGATCACCAAGACGGAGAGCCAGGCCAGAGAGTTGAGGAAAAGGCTGCAGGACGAGGAGACCACCGGCCAGGAGCTGAGGCTGGAGGTGGAGAAAATGCAGAAGAGAATGGTGGACCTGGAGAAACTGGAGAGGGCTTTCAACACGAGCAAATCAGAGTGTGCAACACTTCATATTAACCTTGAAAGAGAGAAAGGACTGGCAAAGGACTTAGCCGGTGAGCTGGACACAGTGAAAAACCGTGTGAAAGAACTGGAGAACTCTGAGTCGAGACTTGAGAAGGCAGAGATGGGCCTAAAGGACGACCTGATGAAGCTGAAGTCATTTACAGTGATACTAGTGGATGAGAGAAGGAACATGACTGAGAGAATAAAACAGGAGGAGCAAAAGAGCGATGATTTAAATAAGATGTTCAAAACTGAGCAGAGTAAAGTTATGGATGTCACAGAAAAGTTGATTGAGGAGAGCAAAAAGCTCCTTAGACTGAAATCAGAAATGGAGGTAAAAGTGACGTCTCTTACTAAAGAGAAAGATGAACTGAAAACTAAACTTGCAAGTGAAGAGGAAAAGTGCAGGGATCTTAGCTCTAAGGTCGGTGTAATAAAAAAACGAATGGACGGGCTAGAGGAGGCAGAAAGGGTATTGTTAAAAATCAGCACCAATAAGGACAACAAGAGACCCCCAGACgaggacaacaaattcaaggaGCTAACGCAGGAAATTGAAAGGCTCAAAAACCGTCTCAAACAGCTAGAGGTGGTGGAAGGTGACCTGATGAAGACAGAGGACGAGTATGACTTACTGGAGAAGAAGTTTAGAATGGAGCAGGACAAGGCCAATGCCCTCTCTCAGTTGCTGGAGGAGATGAAGAGTCAGACCGCCAGGAACAAAGCCATAGAGAAGGGAGAGGCGGTGAGCCAGGAGGCTGATCTGAGGATGCGCTGCAAGATGGAGGAGGCAAGGACCAGAGACCTGCAGGCAGATGTTCAGGCCCTCAAAGAGAAGATCCACGAGCTGATGAACAAGGAGGACCAGCTCTCCCAGCTGCAAGTGGACTACTCCCTCCTCCAGCAGAGAttcctggaggaggaggacacaaaGAAGAGCCTGAGCCAGGAAGTGGTCAACCTCACCAAAGAGCTGGAGGTCACCAAGCGCTACAGCCGCGCCCTGCGTCCCAGTATGAATGGAAGGAGGATAGTAGACGTCCCTGTCACCTCCACCGCAGTCCAGACAGATGTGGTGGTCAGTGAACCTGCCGAGGAGGACACGCCTGCAGTGTTCATCAGGAAATCTGTCCTGGAGGAGAACCATATCATGAGCAACCTGAGGCAGAGGGGTCTGAAGAAGCCTGTAACCGTGCTGGAGCGCTACCCCCCTGCAGCCACCGAGTTGGGCATGAGAAAATCCTGGATCCCCTGGATGAGGAAGAAGGATGCAGTGACGATCACTCAGACCACCCCAGAGAATACCCCAACCCCTCAGGACAACGGGGACTCCTCCACTCGTCCACCCGAGCTGTCCATGTCCCAAAAGCCAGGCCAGCCGTTGCACATTCGAGTAACCCCCGATCACGAGAACAGCACTGCCACTTTGGAGATCACCGGCCATCGTGCTGAGGACTTCTTCTCCAGCGCCACCATCATCCCCACCTTGGGCCTGCAGAGGCCTCGCATCACCATTGTTCCCAAACCCACCACCATGTCCTCAAAGAGCAAGCCGGGTGAGGGCATGATGGGGGGGCCTGAGCGGTGCAAGTCTCCagtcaccatcaccaccatctccAGGGCCAAGTCCCCAGATAGGAGTAAGGGCTCCTCCTACTCAGACTCGAACAGACCCCTCTCCCCCGTCTCCATCATCACAGTGAGCACCACTCCAGTGGCCGAGGCCTTTGCCTCCGCATCCCCAGAGCCCCATGACATGAGCAACATGGGCCGGGCTGTGTTCAAAGTGACCCCAGAGAAGCATACATTGCCTATGCCCGTCAGGAAATACAACTCCAACGCCAGCATAATCACCACCACGGAGGACAACAAGATCCACATCCACCTGGGACCTCAGTTCAAGAGGCCATCAGACATCAGCAGTAGCAGCCCTACACTGACAGTCAGTCCCCTTAGTGTGAGCACAGAGAGCAAGGAGGCACCCACAGGTACGGTGCTGCGCTCCCCACGTCaccccaacaacaccaccaccgcTCCTGGGAAGACCACCCCCAGCAAATTGACCAGCAGCATCACCATCACCCCCATCACCTCGGCACCGTCCAGGCCAACTCAGTCTGTGGTGAGTAGTCAAAATCGAGTACATTTACATAAGCCCTCTGTTCTTTCTGCcgtctatctctctcccttttaTGATGATTTGAACAAGGGCTGTCTCACTAACAGAGATGCTTTTTATTGCATAATTTTCTATGTAACCGTTTTCAGCTGGTATGCTGAATACATTCTATCATTGTTAGTAATAAAGTTGTTCAATTACATGACCTTCGTTTCAGACAAACCATCTAAATTATATCCAATCTTTTGTATTTCAGTTGCTTCTGAAATGTTTCAAAATGATATCAGGTGGTGTCTGCTCCCTAGATAGCACTCTTTCCAGGTATACCAAAATCAAATACACTCCTTTTACCTATGACCAATACTAACACTGGAATGAA
This window of the Coregonus clupeaformis isolate EN_2021a chromosome 33, ASM2061545v1, whole genome shotgun sequence genome carries:
- the LOC121549047 gene encoding filamin-A-interacting protein 1 isoform X2: MRSRCSTAMEGPDGRQINQVTQPTKAFTKEEGENTPELVKRKMKVQRAEKEKEGKTVVSGTVKRPQRTTESSRGQKKAAGLTDLSKEDLLRLLGVMEGEVQAREDIIHMLKSERTRPEALEAHYGSAAPIKPLQALQRDSLLTNTTMLGDNVYEMPMQELDRLEDKHRETYRRMLEQLLLAEKCHRHTVNELDSEKRKHTDFMNKSDDFTNLLEQERERLKRLLEQEKAYQARKDKDHSRRLDKVREELVKLKSFALMLVDERQLHIEQIDQQSQKVQDLSSKLQEREHRLAAVSGTAKEDGQKVLRLEAELECKAAKFTQEHEEMTAKLANQESQSRQLRLKLAGLAHRIEELEESNKALQKSEEDLLELRDKISKGECGNSSLMAELENLRKRVLEMEGKDEEITKTESQARELRKRLQDEETTGQELRLEVEKMQKRMVDLEKLERAFNTSKSECATLHINLEREKGLAKDLAGELDTVKNRVKELENSESRLEKAEMGLKDDLMKLKSFTVILVDERRNMTERIKQEEQKSDDLNKMFKTEQSKVMDVTEKLIEESKKLLRLKSEMEVKVTSLTKEKDELKTKLASEEEKCRDLSSKVGVIKKRMDGLEEAERVLLKISTNKDNKRPPDEDNKFKELTQEIERLKNRLKQLEVVEGDLMKTEDEYDLLEKKFRMEQDKANALSQLLEEMKSQTARNKAIEKGEAVSQEADLRMRCKMEEARTRDLQADVQALKEKIHELMNKEDQLSQLQVDYSLLQQRFLEEEDTKKSLSQEVVNLTKELEVTKRYSRALRPSMNGRRIVDVPVTSTAVQTDVVVSEPAEEDTPAVFIRKSVLEENHIMSNLRQRGLKKPVTVLERYPPAATELGMRKSWIPWMRKKDAVTITQTTPENTPTPQDNGDSSTRPPELSMSQKPGQPLHIRVTPDHENSTATLEITGHRAEDFFSSATIIPTLGLQRPRITIVPKPTTMSSKSKPGEGMMGGPERCKSPVTITTISRAKSPDRSKGSSYSDSNRPLSPVSIITVSTTPVAEAFASASPEPHDMSNMGRAVFKVTPEKHTLPMPVRKYNSNASIITTTEDNKIHIHLGPQFKRPSDISSSSPTLTVSPLSVSTESKEAPTGTVLRSPRHPNNTTTAPGKTTPSKLTSSITITPITSAPSRPTQSVLLLKCFKMISGGVCSLDSTLSSPGRMCSQLGPRPHESLCQKEILCTM
- the LOC121549047 gene encoding filamin-A-interacting protein 1 isoform X3; this encodes MRSRCSTAMEGPDGRQINQVTQPTKAFTKEEGENTPELVKRKMKVQRAEKEKEGKTVVSGTVKRPQRTTESSRGQKKAAGLTDLSKEDLLRLLGVMEGEVQAREDIIHMLKSERTRPEALEAHYGSAAPIKPLQALQRDSLLTNTTMLGDNVYEMPMQELDRLEDKHRETYRRMLEQLLLAEKCHRHTVNELDSEKRKHTDFMNKSDDFTNLLEQERERLKRLLEQEKAYQARKDKDHSRRLDKVREELVKLKSFALMLVDERQLHIEQIDQQSQKVQDLSSKLQEREHRLAAVSGTAKEDGQKVLRLEAELECKAAKFTQEHEEMTAKLANQESQSRQLRLKLAGLAHRIEELEESNKALQKSEEDLLELRDKISKGECGNSSLMAELENLRKRVLEMEGKDEEITKTESQARELRKRLQDEETTGQELRLEVEKMQKRMVDLEKLERAFNTSKSECATLHINLEREKGLAKDLAGELDTVKNRVKELENSESRLEKAEMGLKDDLMKLKSFTVILVDERRNMTERIKQEEQKSDDLNKMFKTEQSKVMDVTEKLIEESKKLLRLKSEMEVKVTSLTKEKDELKTKLASEEEKCRDLSSKVGVIKKRMDGLEEAERVLLKISTNKDNKRPPDEDNKFKELTQEIERLKNRLKQLEVVEGDLMKTEDEYDLLEKKFRMEQDKANALSQLLEEMKSQTARNKAIEKGEAVSQEADLRMRCKMEEARTRDLQADVQALKEKIHELMNKEDQLSQLQVDYSLLQQRFLEEEDTKKSLSQEVVNLTKELEVTKRYSRALRPSMNGRRIVDVPVTSTAVQTDVVVSEPAEEDTPAVFIRKSVLEENHIMSNLRQRGLKKPVTVLERYPPAATELGMRKSWIPWMRKKDAVTITQTTPENTPTPQDNGDSSTRPPELSMSQKPGQPLHIRVTPDHENSTATLEITGHRAEDFFSSATIIPTLGLQRPRITIVPKPTTMSSKSKPGEGMMGGPERCKSPVTITTISRAKSPDRSKGSSYSDSNRPLSPVSIITVSTTPVAEAFASASPEPHDMSNMGRAVFKVTPEKHTLPMPVRKYNSNASIITTTEDNKIHIHLGPQFKRPSDISSSSPTLTVSPLSVSTESKEAPTGTVLRSPRHPNNTTTAPGKTTPSKLTSSITITPITSAPSRPTQSVPGADVQSTRAAATRIPMSKGNIVHHVIVEPR
- the LOC121549047 gene encoding filamin-A-interacting protein 1 isoform X1; amino-acid sequence: MRSRCSTAMEGPDGRQINQVTQPTKAFTKEEGENTPELVKRKMKVQRAEKEKEGKTVVSGTVKRPQRTTESSRGQKKAAGLTDLSKEDLLRLLGVMEGEVQAREDIIHMLKSERTRPEALEAHYGSAAPIKPLQALQRDSLLTNTTMLGDNVYEMPMQELDRLEDKHRETYRRMLEQLLLAEKCHRHTVNELDSEKRKHTDFMNKSDDFTNLLEQERERLKRLLEQEKAYQARKDKDHSRRLDKVREELVKLKSFALMLVDERQLHIEQIDQQSQKVQDLSSKLQEREHRLAAVSGTAKEDGQKVLRLEAELECKAAKFTQEHEEMTAKLANQESQSRQLRLKLAGLAHRIEELEESNKALQKSEEDLLELRDKISKGECGNSSLMAELENLRKRVLEMEGKDEEITKTESQARELRKRLQDEETTGQELRLEVEKMQKRMVDLEKLERAFNTSKSECATLHINLEREKGLAKDLAGELDTVKNRVKELENSESRLEKAEMGLKDDLMKLKSFTVILVDERRNMTERIKQEEQKSDDLNKMFKTEQSKVMDVTEKLIEESKKLLRLKSEMEVKVTSLTKEKDELKTKLASEEEKCRDLSSKVGVIKKRMDGLEEAERVLLKISTNKDNKRPPDEDNKFKELTQEIERLKNRLKQLEVVEGDLMKTEDEYDLLEKKFRMEQDKANALSQLLEEMKSQTARNKAIEKGEAVSQEADLRMRCKMEEARTRDLQADVQALKEKIHELMNKEDQLSQLQVDYSLLQQRFLEEEDTKKSLSQEVVNLTKELEVTKRYSRALRPSMNGRRIVDVPVTSTAVQTDVVVSEPAEEDTPAVFIRKSVLEENHIMSNLRQRGLKKPVTVLERYPPAATELGMRKSWIPWMRKKDAVTITQTTPENTPTPQDNGDSSTRPPELSMSQKPGQPLHIRVTPDHENSTATLEITGHRAEDFFSSATIIPTLGLQRPRITIVPKPTTMSSKSKPGEGMMGGPERCKSPVTITTISRAKSPDRSKGSSYSDSNRPLSPVSIITVSTTPVAEAFASASPEPHDMSNMGRAVFKVTPEKHTLPMPVRKYNSNASIITTTEDNKIHIHLGPQFKRPSDISSSSPTLTVSPLSVSTESKEAPTGTVLRSPRHPNNTTTAPGKTTPSKLTSSITITPITSAPSRPTQSVPGADVQSTRAAATRIPMSKGMKTGKAVVTGVSTVTRLESRAECQSMKIELRRSTVCSSTSAGGGKC
- the LOC121549047 gene encoding filamin-A-interacting protein 1 isoform X4 — encoded protein: MSLRIKKAREDIIHMLKSERTRPEALEAHYGSAAPIKPLQALQRDSLLTNTTMLGDNVYEMPMQELDRLEDKHRETYRRMLEQLLLAEKCHRHTVNELDSEKRKHTDFMNKSDDFTNLLEQERERLKRLLEQEKAYQARKDKDHSRRLDKVREELVKLKSFALMLVDERQLHIEQIDQQSQKVQDLSSKLQEREHRLAAVSGTAKEDGQKVLRLEAELECKAAKFTQEHEEMTAKLANQESQSRQLRLKLAGLAHRIEELEESNKALQKSEEDLLELRDKISKGECGNSSLMAELENLRKRVLEMEGKDEEITKTESQARELRKRLQDEETTGQELRLEVEKMQKRMVDLEKLERAFNTSKSECATLHINLEREKGLAKDLAGELDTVKNRVKELENSESRLEKAEMGLKDDLMKLKSFTVILVDERRNMTERIKQEEQKSDDLNKMFKTEQSKVMDVTEKLIEESKKLLRLKSEMEVKVTSLTKEKDELKTKLASEEEKCRDLSSKVGVIKKRMDGLEEAERVLLKISTNKDNKRPPDEDNKFKELTQEIERLKNRLKQLEVVEGDLMKTEDEYDLLEKKFRMEQDKANALSQLLEEMKSQTARNKAIEKGEAVSQEADLRMRCKMEEARTRDLQADVQALKEKIHELMNKEDQLSQLQVDYSLLQQRFLEEEDTKKSLSQEVVNLTKELEVTKRYSRALRPSMNGRRIVDVPVTSTAVQTDVVVSEPAEEDTPAVFIRKSVLEENHIMSNLRQRGLKKPVTVLERYPPAATELGMRKSWIPWMRKKDAVTITQTTPENTPTPQDNGDSSTRPPELSMSQKPGQPLHIRVTPDHENSTATLEITGHRAEDFFSSATIIPTLGLQRPRITIVPKPTTMSSKSKPGEGMMGGPERCKSPVTITTISRAKSPDRSKGSSYSDSNRPLSPVSIITVSTTPVAEAFASASPEPHDMSNMGRAVFKVTPEKHTLPMPVRKYNSNASIITTTEDNKIHIHLGPQFKRPSDISSSSPTLTVSPLSVSTESKEAPTGTVLRSPRHPNNTTTAPGKTTPSKLTSSITITPITSAPSRPTQSVPGADVQSTRAAATRIPMSKGMKTGKAVVTGVSTVTRLESRAECQSMKIELRRSTVCSSTSAGGGKC
- the LOC121549047 gene encoding filamin-A-interacting protein 1 isoform X5, translating into MLVDERQLHIEQIDQQSQKVQDLSSKLQEREHRLAAVSGTAKEDGQKVLRLEAELECKAAKFTQEHEEMTAKLANQESQSRQLRLKLAGLAHRIEELEESNKALQKSEEDLLELRDKISKGECGNSSLMAELENLRKRVLEMEGKDEEITKTESQARELRKRLQDEETTGQELRLEVEKMQKRMVDLEKLERAFNTSKSECATLHINLEREKGLAKDLAGELDTVKNRVKELENSESRLEKAEMGLKDDLMKLKSFTVILVDERRNMTERIKQEEQKSDDLNKMFKTEQSKVMDVTEKLIEESKKLLRLKSEMEVKVTSLTKEKDELKTKLASEEEKCRDLSSKVGVIKKRMDGLEEAERVLLKISTNKDNKRPPDEDNKFKELTQEIERLKNRLKQLEVVEGDLMKTEDEYDLLEKKFRMEQDKANALSQLLEEMKSQTARNKAIEKGEAVSQEADLRMRCKMEEARTRDLQADVQALKEKIHELMNKEDQLSQLQVDYSLLQQRFLEEEDTKKSLSQEVVNLTKELEVTKRYSRALRPSMNGRRIVDVPVTSTAVQTDVVVSEPAEEDTPAVFIRKSVLEENHIMSNLRQRGLKKPVTVLERYPPAATELGMRKSWIPWMRKKDAVTITQTTPENTPTPQDNGDSSTRPPELSMSQKPGQPLHIRVTPDHENSTATLEITGHRAEDFFSSATIIPTLGLQRPRITIVPKPTTMSSKSKPGEGMMGGPERCKSPVTITTISRAKSPDRSKGSSYSDSNRPLSPVSIITVSTTPVAEAFASASPEPHDMSNMGRAVFKVTPEKHTLPMPVRKYNSNASIITTTEDNKIHIHLGPQFKRPSDISSSSPTLTVSPLSVSTESKEAPTGTVLRSPRHPNNTTTAPGKTTPSKLTSSITITPITSAPSRPTQSVPGADVQSTRAAATRIPMSKGMKTGKAVVTGVSTVTRLESRAECQSMKIELRRSTVCSSTSAGGGKC